Within Lolium rigidum isolate FL_2022 chromosome 5, APGP_CSIRO_Lrig_0.1, whole genome shotgun sequence, the genomic segment TTGCTTGGTGCAAGAAAAAGATATAAATGGGCGGTTTTTGTACTATACTATTATATACGGTAGCTATAAAATTTGTCTTAATATTGTACTCTTTTAAATACCAGTAGTTGAACCGGACGAATCAGTGGTCCGACCAGTAAACTATGAACCAGTTTTTGTGTTGTATTTGAAACTTTTTCAGTTGGAAGTATGGTTGCAACTGGGGTGTGAGAGtttttttctagttgcaagtgCGGTTGAAACTGAGGGTGTTTTGcagttgcaactgagtttttttcTAGTTGCATGTGTGGTTGTAACTAAGACTTATTTCTTTTATTTGCAGTTGAGATTTTCTTTTGGAGTAATCACTGAGATTTTTTTCTACTTGCTAGTGTTGCTGCAACTAGATTTTCCCAGTTGCATGTATGGTTATAACCGAGACTTTCTCTAGTTGCAGCAAATTCTTAGTAGAATGAGCCCTAGAGAAACCCTTAAAAGAGTGGGGTGCCAGAAGTAGGAGCCCAGATTAAACAATCACTTGTTCTCGCAATTTACAGCACTTGGGTgtctagatgatgatgatgatcaaacaATCACACCTGTTCACTTGATCGAACGCATGGTAAAAAATAACAAGCAAACGTCACTTCATAGTTCTACTTAATTCAACATGGACTAGTGACCTTTAACATGTCGACGAGAAGACTACAGCACTTTATGGCAGAGACGAATAAACCGCAATCCACCATGGGTACGTGAAAAGCACTAGCTATCGTGATCAACCAAACAGAAATTAATTCGAATAGGATCAACTATGGACCTATCTaggcgatggtggcggcggcggcgatgccaGCATGGGATCCGCGGCGGCACTGGTTGAGCATGTCGACGTAGAACTGGCACCGGCTGATGTCGCTCCCGTTGTGGCTGATGCACTGCACAAAATCAATCAACCGCGCGAGAGCCATCAGCATAAATAAAATCAGTCCAGTCGGTAAGACAAGATCGGTATCGGTATGGATGGACTTACGTCTGCGAAGGCTTTGTTGTGGACGTCGCAGGCGTCAGAGGCCGGCGCGGACGCCGGCGCCTGAGACGAAGGAACCTCGGTGACTCGGATGGTGCGCGGCCCgccgaagaagtcgacgatcCTGTGGCCCAGGCTGATGCCGGCGCCCCACGTCAAGCCTTCCACGACGCTGGACACGAACGATCCTCCCGTCATGAGGCCGCCATTGCTCTGTGGAGCGGGCGCaggggccgcggccgcggccggttTCGCGGGGGGCGGCGCCCTGCTGGCGCGGGGAGCGGAGCGGAATCCTCCTCCTGCAAATCAGATCAGGAGGTAGGGATTGAGTCCTCGATCAACTGAGGTTAGATTGGATTTATTGGATCAACGAGGAGAAGGATCAAAGCGCGCGGTGGGAAGATGTGATCCGATTACACTATACTATGTTTCGTACCTGAGCCGCGGCGTCCCATGGCCGGCGATGGCGAAGGTGGATTGCCGGAGACGTACGTGCGATTATTTTTTTCTCGAGGTGAGGTGGTTGGTCTTGGTCGACGACGGGCACGAACGAGGTTTGTGTGGACGGCCCGGCCGGGAGCGCTTTTATAGGAAATTAGATACATCTAAACCATTGAAAGGAAAGATACATCACGAGAGAGCCGAGTCGGGTACTCGGGCGCAGAgtcctcttcttctacctctaccGGAGCACGTGGAGTACTGCAAAACAAAAACGGTTTGTTTTTGGATCTgaatttattttcattttcatgattAAATCATCTTATGTCTATGACCTTGATTTGTTTTTCGATTGTATATCCCAACATATTAAGGATTCCCCTTTTGGTTTTAGAGCACTAGGTGCGCCCCAACCCCCAAGTTTGGCAGCATCTAATATGTTCTCACATCATCTTTCTTTTGCGAAACACGGTACATATATAGACGAAACACGGTATAGATgtagacgctcacatatacgTAATACACCCACCTTTATAAACGCACGAGCACACACACCCTACTGCTATGAACACCTCCAAGAGATTGCGTCCAAGAAATTTCatccgacgggtcttgagattgatgaagtcaccgcATACGTCTCGTTgttgacgggaacgtcgcctcccactgaataatATTAcctttaatgagacaccaaagtgtcaaacttGGGGTTTGAACTATAGTGGGTTGGGGGTGCCACTACCCTCCTGACCACCCAACCATAGGTTGGTTCTCATATGTTCTCAGATCATCACTATAGGTGACCTATAATAGGCTTAGACTTGTTGAttgtaacaaaaaaaaattatatccaATTGGCCCAAAAATGCCTCTCCAATAGATTAAGGTGATGTATCCGGCAATTTATATTTTTAGTGCCGTGATGTATACCTAACATTGGAGGTGATGTAACCGCTGTGTGCCTCTTCACCACGCGATAGCCCGCAACCACCCCACCACGCCACCATCGATTCCCACCTCGAGACCATCGGATTCGCCGCTGCCGTTTCTCTGTTGATTCTGCGCGAATCGTGACAGCCGCTTCAAGATGTTTCCACCCCAAATCATTGGCGGGCTTTATAATTATGTAGTTGCGGTAGTTTGGCCGCTAAGTGGCGGAGATCACCGTCAATGGCATGCACTAATGGCCGGGGACATTCGCACTGCTAGAGCTCGCCGTGTGCGCCTATGACTTCGCCGCGCGGATTTGGCCAGCCGCTAGTGGAGATGAATTCGCCCGATGTCGAGAGCCTCGAGGAGGCGGATTCCTCTCGCTGGAGGTGCGCATCATCACGCGTGAGCAGGAGAGGGAGGATCACGCACATTTCTGCAGATTAGGTCTCGCGTGTCCGACGAGGTGTCAAAGAAGACGTAATATAGGGCCTAGGTGACCTATTTCACATCACCTTCTGTGGCACACGTGCCCTATTTTGTATCATTTGAGACCCCACaaaatgcgaagaggatgaagttGGTCCTTGTGAATAACCTGATGCACTATATGTCTTCAACCCTTTGAGCAGAATGTAGCAAAAGGAAGGAAAAAAACATGGGCTGATCCTATTGTCTCCACCGCGTAGGAACTACGAGACCCCCCCCCCTCCCAAAAAAAGAAGTCTTCACAACCGTGTTCAATAAGTATAACACATTAGCCGTCCGCTCTCCGGTTGGGCAGTAAGCGTCGAGGAAGGGCAATCACTCGTTCTTAAAATCAGCATTATGTGTAGTTTAAGATCAAAGAGCCGGGCAAAAAAATGGGAGATTCCCCAGAACAAGTATTGTAAAACCCTCCTTTTTGGTGATGAAATTTTTTACATCACCGTGCCCAATTATACATCTCTTTAGTGATGTTCTCATATCGAGAATCGAGTATGTAACGCATAAGGTATCCCATCCTCACTTTATGTTTTCATTATAAATTCAAGGTCGACAGAAAGAAATTGCTTGACTACATCTGCATTGATATTCTTTTTTGGCCAGTAGATAACATTGCATGAACAGTATCCACCGGATACCACTAGAAGGAATATTCACCAAGCTAGCAAAAATTTCTGCTTCTATAGAACATTTCTTCCACTGTCCTTCGAGTGATTTTATCCCAATAGTATACATAAGATACAAAACTGGGCTTGGTTGCTTGAATGTGATACGCTCCATCCTAATAGCATGATCAGAAACTTACCCAAAAACCTCGCCTTATCCAAAAACTAAAAGTTCAGGTAATGAGGGCAAAATGAAAAAAAACTCCAACAGCGTAGCTATAAATGTTCTCATCTATGGGTAAGACTACCCAGAGACAAGCAAATAGTTACCGCAGATAAGTTCCTCATCCTCGGATAAATAAACAAACAAGGAAATAAATCAAGGATGAAAAATTGGACAATGAGGAAGAAAAAATATCTTAAATAGTTTTTGTGTTTATTACACACTGGGGGATGCCAACGAGATGACGAAATTAAGACACAGGACTACACGACATAACCTATTGATGATGATCATCTACAAACATAGAATCAAAAACTGCATGCAACAAAAGAAATACAAGCCTAAGCAATGGTGGCGGCTGGTCCTCCTCCTTGTCACAATAATTaactatcatcatcatcattatcgacAGATGCGGACTGAAACTACATGCAACTAAACGAAAAACGATTCTAAACGATGGTGGATGCTCCTGCACCTCCTTCGCGGCGGCACTGGTTGAGCATGTCGAGGTAGAACTGGCACCTGCTGATGTCGCTCCCGTTCTGGTTGATGCACTGCATATCCATCGACGTACATATGTATATCAGCATCGATCATCTGAATTTTGGGTGCAACAAAATACAAGGTATAATAAATCACTAGGAGTAACATACATCACCGAAGGCCTTGTTGTGGATGTTGCACGCATCCAAAGGAGCAGGAGATGCAGCATCGGTAGCAGCCGGAGATTCGTGTCCTTCGACGACCCTGATGGTGCGCGGACCCAACACAGAGTCTAGCGCCCTGTGCGCCATGCTAATCCCGACGCCCCAACCAATCCCTGAACCCCACCAAAAAAATCCACATCATCTCATGATACAGACCGTTATTTTGAGATTATACAGAGAAATACTTAGGAAACATCTTGTATATTTGGTACTCTCCAATTTGATTGTATATCAGGTAGAATTAGAGGAAGCAAGATTGATACAAACCGTCAGCGATGGCAGATCCGACAGTTCCGATGATGGAGGTCGGAGCGCCGCCTCCCTGGGCCGCCGGCACCGGAGCAGATGTTTTTGTTGCTGCAAGCTCGCAAGAAAGGAATTTTCCGATTAAGCACCATACATGTACATATGTGGTTAGATCTAGCGATGTATGTGAGAAATAGCATAGATCAGTGTTAATACCTGGCTTGGGAGCAGGGGTTTTGGCCCGTGGTGCGCTGCGGAAACCTCCACCTGCAAATCAAGTTAAATATTCAGTAACACTGTCGGAGTTATTAATTTCTCTTTCTAAAAAAAAGTTAAATATTCAGAGCGCGATAAAAAAAATAGTAGTCATGATCTTGAGTCAGTATCAATGTACTTCACCTACTCCTACTTAGCAAGAGATCGATGAACTCGTCATCacggttaagaaaaacagagtaaaTAATATACAGACGAATTGACATGCATATAGATGGGATCTATCGATCGAAATTTAATACGACCAGAAGATGGCAGATCGTCCGCTCGGAAAAGATAACAGATCGGTCATTAGAGACAAATTATCATGGCATGCGTAGATCCGGAACAGGGAAATCGTAACAGACCTTAGGTAAACTAATTAAGCGGCTgaccaatcaatagaatcaatcAGTACGTACAAATGGCCTACAAATCACATAAAAACTTGCAAGATGGATGGGAAATTAACCGAGGAATTATGGGGGCCAACAATAGATTGATTACACGCACAAGGTAGGATCATATCGCTAGGAGATGGATGACAGCATCATCTTGATTTTGAGGAGATGCATATGTTATATGTACCTGAGCTGCGGCGTCCCATGGCTGCTGGCGAGGTGTTGATGGATGAATGGATCGGCTGGAGACGATGGAAGAAGAGAAGGCCGGCCAAGAGAATGAACGAATGGATGGATAGATGACGAGGAGCGCTTTTATAGGCGGGCGCGTACTCTCCGGTAATTAAGTTAAGGCAGCGTATCAATCATATCCGTTTAAATTCCGGAAAAACCAATACTAGTCAGCAGGGTCCAGTAGATTCTGGAATTATCCCAGCTTAGTCGTCTACGGTAAATATGGCTCGATCGAGTACGTATCCTAACAAAACATGACACAACACACGTGTCAGGCCTAGTCTAGAAGACCAGAATGCATTCCACGCCACAGTTTATGCTTTTGGAGATTCAGGCTAGCATTTTAGTTTCATCTTGAGTGCCTCACCGTGTCCACCCATACTCGCATGGTCTTGAGATGTAGCCGTGCAATGAAGCTCGCGAACATATATGGTGCCGCATTTCAATTTCTTCGTGCATGCATGAGTGGTACATGGGGGCACAATGGGACGGCCATGTCCTCGCCTACCTACTTCCCCATCTGGCACGTCTCTCTCCTCTCCAAAGAAAGCGACAATACATgcgacttttccggcaccgtctcCGGCATGATCTCCTCCCCATGGATAACCCATTGGTCCATTGTGCGAGGGAGAATTAAGGAGTCGTTGAATCCTGAATTTGGATACGTATTGTCGCAGAGTAGGGTAGTTTTCTTAGCCAAAGTCTCTGCCCGCCATGTCCCAGAATCTCCGATAGTTCATAGTGGTGATGAATAAGGTATCTCCAGGGAACAATATCATGGCGGCAGCAATTGGGTAACCTAAGAGTTTGTTTAATCCCATCATGCTCCTTCTCTAGCGGTGTGTTCTCTAAGATTTTGATTGTGAAGTCGGAGACTTTTTGGGTGAACAATATATGCGGACGGATATGGCATGGGCCTCTCATAGCCAATATCTCCATGATCTTCTCGGAGTAAAACGGGGCAAATTGTGAGGGGTGAAAATAGAAGGTGAAACAAGTTCCCTCAGATATATACGTTTGGAAAATAAAGTACACCTTATGATTCCTAATAAGTGGTGTGGTTTTTTTTACTTCGTGCTAATTAAATCTGAACTAAAATTATTATATATCGCAAATTTAAATTAAAATGACGGCACTATCAAACATTATACTATATATGGAGTAGATTTTTGGTCGTAAAAGACGTGGGCACCGAGAAAGTCCCCAGTATTGGCCTGGAATCTGGCCAACGAAGTCTCGGGAGGATCTCCGGAACAGGAGAACGAAAAGGATTCTGGATTCTGGATTCGGCTCGGCTCGGTTCGCCTCTCCGGCCGTTGCATTAAAAGGGTTCCCGGCCGTCTACTCCACCTCGTTCGTGCCCGTCGTCGATCAATCACCTCACCTCGGGAAAACTGCTTCACACATCTCCGGCCATCCATCTTCGCCATGGCACGCCGCAGCTCAGGTACATAACCAGGTCCGATCGTGCAGTTAGTTCTTGATCTCCAATCCGAGCTCGATTGATCGTTACGAAATCTGAATTGCAGGAGGGGGATTCCGCTCGACGCCGCGCCGGAGGACCCCGGCGCCCGCAAAACCGGCGGCGGCCCCTGGCCCCGCTCCACACAGCAATGGCGGCCTCATGGGAGGAGGATCGTTCGCGTCCAACGTCTTCGACGGTTCGTCCGATCGGTTAATTGTTCATATATCTCGTCATGTCGACCTAGCTAGCTAATCTGATGTCTCATCCACGCGTTGTACGTTCATGATGATCCAGGATTGACCTGGGGCGCCGGCAGCAGCATAGGCCGCAGGCTCGTCGACTTCTTCGCCGGGCCGCGCACCATCCGAGTCGCCGATGCTCCTTCTCAGGCGTCGGCGCCCGTCTCGGACGCTTGTGACATCCACAACATGGCCTTCGCAGATGTATGTCTATATCCATACTGATCTTGTTTTATTGAGTGGGGGTAAATTTATGCTAATAATGGCTCGCGCTTGATTGATTCGTGCAGTGCATCAAGCAGAACGCAAGCGACATCAGCCAGTGCCAGTTCTACATCGACATGCTCAACCAGTGCCGCCGCGACTCCTCCGGTGGTGGCatccccgccaccaccaccttcgCCTAGATTGAAAGTTTCCATCCAAATTTCGGTCTAGATTATTAATGATCACGATAGTTAGTCAGTGCTTCTCACCGTGGTGGATTGCGGTTTGTTTGGATGTATTTTTGTGCATACATACAAGGATTTGCTAGAAAATAGGCACCTGACTTTTATTATGTCTAAGTTTATTCTTTAGCCATTGAATTTGTCTCGTGATTCGTGGATTGCAACTCAGATTCTCCAAGTTGTAAGTGGGTTGCGAGATTTCCGTAGCTGCAAGTAGGTTGCAGTTAAGATTTATCTAGTTGCAACTGGGTTGTTGTGACTGAGAAAAAAATATCCAGACCGTTGAATTTGCTTTAAGATTCGTGCTACCCTATGAGTTGTACATGAGTTGAAACTATGTTGTAACTGAGACTTGATGACACGAAGTGACTGAGGTTTCGTTAAATCTAAGTCGCCTGAAATCTAGACATGCCCTATATCTGTCTATAGAAAATGTTGTGACATTTATTTTAGAACTAAGGAGTACAAAGAACTAGTTATCTCGTAGGCCTCGTCCTCTTTGAATAAGTGCAACGATTTAAGAGATCTGTTTCAAGATTATTATTTTGTCATGTGCTTGGTCAAGTGATTGTTTGATCATCGTCATCTAGACACAAAGGGGCGTAAATTTTCCAGGCTTAGGCCCCTCTTTCGGATGGACCGGCAGATTTCAGATTTTAATTCGACCAACAGCTGCAGGAGAGACCTAAAGCTAGGTCGCCCCTAATGTTGTTAATTAGCTTGATCACGTCCCTAATGTGTTCTTACTTACCACATTCCTTCTGTATTTAAAGCATGCGTTTAGCTACATGTACCATCTGTGTTGGTGTCTAGATGTTATATGTAAACTGTTATATCATTGCCAGCAAAAACAGATGGTAATATAGGCTAACGATAGCCAACAAAGATCAGTTAGTTACATAGTACTACAAGCAATTGTCTGACTGACAACACGTGATATATTTAAATGATTCAAGGCAGTGCAGTGTCCTTCCCTCTCATTGTGTCCTGTACTCATGTCGATAGATGCAGCAGGCAAAGGTGGGCTCGACCGTTACTGACCTGGATCtgcatttttttttcgataaagacctTGATCTGCATGCCATGCCATGGTTTGAAaacacatttctttcctttgctctAGTTTCCAGGAAGAAATTGCTTTGATCTTTGTACGTTTGATCTTGAGCACTGTGCATCGTATGATTCATATAGATCTCACTCCTGCCATGTGGAACTCTCGAGCATGATCTGTAGTTCTTCTATCAAAAGGAATGGAGATTTTGACCAAACGGCTCGGTTTTCCAAGTGGCATGGATGGATGAATTCACCAATGCTACCATTTCTGCTTGAAGCATTGTGCATGATACTTGTGCAAGGTTGCAATATTTGCAGCCAGTAACATGTTCTTCATTCCCTGACGCATgagtttttttaaagaaaaaacaGGAATTCCCTAATGCATGGGTCTGATATATTACTACTTAACTGCTCTGAACTAGTTTTGCATCTAATTTTTCACCTTGGCCTGCAAAAGTAGTAGTAGTTAACCTTTTTCATCCCTGTCTAATGGTGATGGTAACCTAGCTTACCTCTCCTACATGATTTGGTTCAAGTGCATAAATTCAAAATGGTAAAAAGAAAGAAACGAAAAACTAGTGAGATGAAAAACGTGacaaaaagaaaaggaacaaTCAAATATCTACTATATGTACAAAGCACGGTGATTCGGAGTCTGAAGCACTAAACATGGCATGATTCAGATCTCACTCATCTGCAAGCTACCAAGCTTAGATGCATTCCTTGTCTTAAAAAGGATGGAGATTTTGATGACGAGGAGCTCGGTATCCCAAATGACATGGAGGAATGCACAAGTTTACTGGTACTATTCTTCTTGGAGCATTGTGCAAGATTCTTGTGCAAGACTGGAATATTTGGAGCCACTCAGCAAGTAACATGCTCTCCCTATAATAAACTACGCAAGCCAGGAGTAATGCTAGTGCATGAGATTCTAAACTATCATAAAGTTGTTGACAAAGGTCAGAGTACTAGTCCTAGTTAACTGGCCATGACAAAGTGATTCCCTCTAATTTTCCACTTTGGTCTGAAAGTACTCCCCTTTTCACCCTTGTCGGATGGTGATGGGAACCTAGTTTACCTGTCTTCAGTGATTTGGTCCATGTAATCATGCAGTCGAAATGGTtagaaagaaggaaaaaaaaactggTCAGACAAAGAACTGCAAAagggaaaaaaaaggaaagatcAAATGTCTTACCAGTCTCTATGTACAAAAAAGCAAGTGACTAAGTGACATGGTTCTGTCCCAAGAACCAAGGCACACTTGGAACAACTAGAGACGAGAGAAAATGTCCAGCCAACAGTCCTACACGGTTCCTCCACGTATCTACAAAACTTTTTTCTTCTCCATCACAAGCAAGCAGGAATTACTGTTGATACACTCGCTCAGAGCACACTCAAAACTCCAGATGCTGCTCGTAGTACAGTTCGCTCAGaggcggggacaggatctcctccTCCAGCATCTTCAGCACCGCGCTCATCGAGGGGCGCTGCCCCGGGACAGCGTCTGTGCACATCGCCGCGATGTCCAGGATGGCTTCGACAGCTTCTACCTCCACGTCACCC encodes:
- the LOC124655617 gene encoding uncharacterized protein C6C3.02c-like, producing MGRRSSGGGFRSAPRAKTPAPKPATKTSAPVPAAQGGGAPTSIIGTVGSAIADGIGWGVGISMAHRALDSVLGPRTIRVVEGHESPAATDAASPAPLDACNIHNKAFGDCINQNGSDISRCQFYLDMLNQCRREGGAGASTIV
- the LOC124655618 gene encoding uncharacterized protein LOC124655618, whose translation is MARRSSGGGFRSTPRRRTPAPAKPAAAPGPAPHSNGGLMGGGSFASNVFDGLTWGAGSSIGRRLVDFFAGPRTIRVADAPSQASAPVSDACDIHNMAFADCIKQNASDISQCQFYIDMLNQCRRDSSGGGIPATTTFA